One genomic region from Phocoena sinus isolate mPhoSin1 chromosome 3, mPhoSin1.pri, whole genome shotgun sequence encodes:
- the NANOS3 gene encoding nanos homolog 3 isoform X1, whose product MGTFNLWTDYLGLARLVGALHGEEEPEIRLDPQPEPVPGPEEGQTHSPESSPAPERLCSFCKHNGESRAIYQSHVLKDEAGRVLCPILRDYVCPQCGATRDHAHTRRFCPLTGQGYTSVYSYTTRNSAGRKLVRSDKARTQDPGHCRGGGACAGSKGAGKPTGTTPSSCLPSTSA is encoded by the exons ATGGGGACCTTCAATCTATGGACAGATTACCTGGGTTTGGCACGCCTGGTGGGGGCTCTGCATGGGGAAGAGGAGCCTGAGATCAGGCTGGACCCCCAGCCAGAACCAGTGCCAGGACCAGAGGAGGGTCAGACACACAGCCCAGAATCCTCACCAGCTCCTGAACGTCTGTGCTCTTTCTGCAAGCACAACGGCGAGTCCCGGGCCATCTACCAGTCCCACGTGCTCAAGGACGAAGCTGGCCGGGTGCTGTGCCCCATCCTTCGAGACTACGTGTGCCCCCAGTGTGGTGCCACTCGCGACCATGCCCACACCCGCCGCTTCTGTCCGCTCACCGGCCAGGGCTACACCTCCGTCTATAGCTACACCACCCGCAACTCGGCTGGCAGGAAGCTGGTCCGCTCGGACAAGGCCAGGACGCAGGACCCCGGACACTGCCGAGGAGGAGGTGCCTGTGCAG GTTCCAAAGGTGCCGGGAAGCCTACTGGAACTACCCCCTCTTCCTGCTTACCCTCCACTTCTGCCTAA
- the NANOS3 gene encoding nanos homolog 3 isoform X2 codes for MGTFNLWTDYLGLARLVGALHGEEEPEIRLDPQPEPVPGPEEGQTHSPESSPAPERLCSFCKHNGESRAIYQSHVLKDEAGRVLCPILRDYVCPQCGATRDHAHTRRFCPLTGQGYTSVYSYTTRNSAGRKLVRSDKARTQDPGHCRGGGSKGAGKPTGTTPSSCLPSTSA; via the exons ATGGGGACCTTCAATCTATGGACAGATTACCTGGGTTTGGCACGCCTGGTGGGGGCTCTGCATGGGGAAGAGGAGCCTGAGATCAGGCTGGACCCCCAGCCAGAACCAGTGCCAGGACCAGAGGAGGGTCAGACACACAGCCCAGAATCCTCACCAGCTCCTGAACGTCTGTGCTCTTTCTGCAAGCACAACGGCGAGTCCCGGGCCATCTACCAGTCCCACGTGCTCAAGGACGAAGCTGGCCGGGTGCTGTGCCCCATCCTTCGAGACTACGTGTGCCCCCAGTGTGGTGCCACTCGCGACCATGCCCACACCCGCCGCTTCTGTCCGCTCACCGGCCAGGGCTACACCTCCGTCTATAGCTACACCACCCGCAACTCGGCTGGCAGGAAGCTGGTCCGCTCGGACAAGGCCAGGACGCAGGACCCCGGACACTGCCGAGGAGGAG GTTCCAAAGGTGCCGGGAAGCCTACTGGAACTACCCCCTCTTCCTGCTTACCCTCCACTTCTGCCTAA